A stretch of Solea senegalensis isolate Sse05_10M linkage group LG10, IFAPA_SoseM_1, whole genome shotgun sequence DNA encodes these proteins:
- the morf4l1 gene encoding mortality factor 4-like protein 1, whose product MAPKQDPKPKFQEGERVLCFHGPLLYEAKCVKINIKEKQIKYFIHYSGWNKNWDEWVPESRVLKYVDSNLQKQKELQRANQDHYVEGRMRGAAPNKKLPAPPQKNEVKTKKNKLKTPGPGEGTSSGGDPTHPPRKKRARVDPTVESEETFINRVEVKVKIPEELKPWLVDDWDLITRQKQLFHLPAKKNVDTVLEDYANYKKSRGNSDSKEFAVNEVVAGIREYFNVMLGTQLLYKFERPQYADILANHPDTSISQIYGAPHLLRLFVRIGAMLAYTPLDEKSLALLLSYLQDFLKYLVKNSASLFNASDYEVAPPEYHRKAV is encoded by the exons ATGGCGCCGAAACAGGACCCGAAGCCTAAATTTCAAGAAG GTGAAAGAGTGCTGTGTTTTCATGGGCCATTGCTCTACGAAGCTAAG tgtGTTAAGATAAACatcaaggaaaaacaaataaaatactttattcattaCAGTGGGTGGAATAAGAA CTGGGACGAATGGGTTCCTGAAAGCAGAGTTCTGAAGTATGTGGACAGTAATCTGCAGAAACAAAAAGAGCTTCAGAGGGCCAATCA AGACCATTATGTAGAAGGAAGAATGAGGGGTGCTGCACCGAATAAGAAGTTGCCTGCTCCACCGCAGAAAAATGAAGT gAAAACCAAAAAGAACAAACTGAAGA CTCCTGGACCAGGAGAAGGGACAAGTTCAGGAGGAGACCCGACACACCCTCCGCGGAAGAAAAGGGCACGTGTTGACCCAACAGTTGAAAGT GAGGAGACCTTTATTAATCGAGTGGAGGTTAAAGTAAAAATCCCAGAGGAGCTTAAACCGTGGCTTGTGGATGACTGGGACCTGATTACGCGTCAAAAACAG CTTTTCCATTTacctgccaaaaaaaatgttgacacaGTCCTTGAAGATTATGCAAACTACAAGAAATCTAGAGGAAACTCTGACAGCAA GGAGTTTGCTGTGAATGAGGTGGTTGCTGGTATCCGGGAGTATTTCAACGTTATGCTGGGGACACAACTCCTCTACAAATTTGAGAGACCGCAGTACGCAGACATCCTGGCCAACCACCCAGATACATCCATTTCTCAGATCTACGGCGCTCCACATCTACTCAGACTCTTTG tgagaaTCGGAGCTATGCTGGCGTACACTCCGCTGGACGAGAAGAGCCTTGCACTCCTGCTCAGTTATCTGCAAGACTTCCTCAA GTATCTTGTAAAGAACTCTGCATCACTATTCAATGCAAGTGACTATGAAGTTGCCCCTCCAGAGTACCACCGCAAGGCAGTTTAA
- the pias1b gene encoding E3 SUMO-protein ligase PIAS1, whose amino-acid sequence MRSQCKKMAESAELKQMVMSLRVSELQVLLGYAGRNKHGRKHELLTKALHLVKVGCSPAVQMKIKELYRRRFPTKMVSPVDLALPGVHSASSLPAGLAQLGFDSHGSPSPLLPVSLLGPKHELSLPHLPSALHPVHPDVKLQRLPFYDVLDELIKPTSLASDNGQRFQESCYAFALTPHQVQQISSSMDISGTKCDFAVQVQLRFCLSETSCPQEDHFPPNLCVKVNGKPCNLPGYLPPTKNGVEPKRPSRPINLTSLVRLSTTVPNTIVASWTSEIGRSFSMAVYLVRQQSSAVLLQRLRGKGTRNPDHSRALIKEKLTADPESEIATTSLRVSLLCPLGKMRLTIPCRAITCSHLQCFDATLYIQMNEKKPTWVCPVCDKKAPYEHLIIDGLFMEILNSCSDCDEIQFKEDGNWSPMRSKKEVQEVSASYNDLSRTEAHEQKRGSSSDNNKKVDVIDLTLDSSSEDELEDEPPLKRPCPSLSPVSPPPNKGAMNLHSQASPVARAPSMPPVETSYIPPPPPLIQDYRHYYHTASDLPDLNFFSFLQGDNQHYNMVMAAAAAASVTEDHELLLNRFLPYGSSQMLREQPGTPGSSTLAATNGGSNSGSTSSLVSSSSLRDRDKDRERDRDRDSHTISGLSRSSVEAAAAAAAIYGSISDVISLD is encoded by the exons ATGCGCAGCCAGTGCAAGAAGATGGCGGAGAGTGCGGAACTGAAG CAAATGGTAATGAGCCTTCGAGTTTCGGAGCTCCAGGTGTTGTTGGGATATGCAGGGCGGAATAAGCACGGGCGCAAACATGAACTTTTGACCAAAGCTCTTCACCTAGTCAAGGTTGGTTGCAGTCCTGCTGTGCAGATGAAAATCAAGGAGCTCTACAGACGGCGCTTCCCAACCAAAATGGTTTCACCAGTGGACCTTGCTCTACCTGGTGTGCATTCTGCCTCCAGCCTGCCTGCTGGCCTTGCCCAGCTGGGGTTTGACAGCCACGGTTCCCCGTCACCTCTTCTCCCTGTCTCTTTACTTGGGCCTAAGCATGAGTTAAGTCTGCCTCACCTCCCCTCTGCCCTGCATCCGGTACACCCTGATGTCAAACTCCAGAGACTGCCTTTTTACGACGTACTGGATGAGCTCATTAAGCCAACTAGTTTGG CCTCAGACAATGGTCAGCGGTTCCAGGAATCATGTTATGCCTTTGCATTAACACCACACCAAGTTCAACAGATTAGCAGCTCCAT GGACATATCTGGGACCAAATGTGACTTTGCTGTTCAAGTCCAGTTAAG gttttgtttaTCAGAAACAAGCTGTCCACAGGAGGATCACTTCCCCCCTAATCTGTGTGTAAAGGTGAACGGCAAACCCTGTAATCTCCCG GGTTATCTTCCTCCCACCAAAAATGGAGTTGAACCAAAAAGGCCCAGTCGTCCAATTAATTTAACTTCACTTGTCCGACTGTCCACCACAGTCCCCAACACCATTGTGGCGTCATGGACTTCAGAAATCGGCAGG AGTTTTTCCATGGCCGTTTATTTGGTGAGACAGCAGTCATCTGCAGTTTTATTGCAAAGACTACGGGGCAAAGGAACTAGGAACCCTGACCACTCAAGAGCTCTGA TTAAAGAGAAACTGACCGCTGATCCAGAGAGCGAGATTGCCACCACCAGTCTACGAGTGTCTCTCCTTTGCCCA CTGGGGAAGATGAGGTTGACAATTCCCTGCAGAGCGATTACATGCTCACACCTTCAGTGTTTTGATGCCACACTTTACATCCAAATGAATGAGAAGAAACCGACGTGGGTCTGTCCAGTCTGTGACAAGAAGGCACCGTATGAACACCTCATTATTGATGG GTTGTTTATGGAAATCTTGAATAGTTGTTCTGATTGTGATGAAATCCAATTTAAAGAAGATGGAAACTGGTCCCCTATGAGGTCAAAGAAAGAGGTGCAGGAAGTGTCTGCTTCATACAATG ATTTGTCTCGAACAGAAGCACATGAGCAAAAACGGGGATCATCTAGTGATAACAACAAGAAGGTTGATGTGATTGACCTGACACTGGACAGTTCTTCCGAAGACGAACTAGAGGATGAGCCGCCTCTTAAAAGGCCCTGTCCCTCCCTGTCACCCGTCTCTCCACCTCCAAACAAGGG AGCCATGAACCTACACAGCCAGGCCTCACCTGTGGCCAGAGCTCCCAGCATGCCTCCTGTGGAGACAAGCTACATTCCTCCGCCTCCACCTCTTATCCAGGACTACCGCCACTATTATCACACAGCCAGTGACCTGCCAG ATCTGaatttcttctccttcctccaaGGCGACAATCAG CATTACAACATGGTGATGGCTGCCGCAGCGGCTGCATCTGTGACAGAGGACCACGAGCTGCTTCTCAACCGTTTCCTGCCCTACGGCTCCTCTCAGATGTTACGGGAGCAGCCTGGCACTCCTGGCAGCAGCACTCTGGCAGCCACAAATGGGGGCAGCAACAGCGGCAGCACCAGCAGTTTGGTTTCTTCCAGCAGCCTGCGGGACCGCGATAAAGACAGAGaacgagacagagacagggacagcCACACCATCTCAGGATTGTCTAGATCTTCAGTGGAAGCTGCTGCGGCAGCGGCGGCCATTTACGGCTCCATATCTGATGTTATCTCTCTTGACTAG